From Salminus brasiliensis chromosome 12, fSalBra1.hap2, whole genome shotgun sequence:
GCACACTGACCTCATCTACAGCGCCTGCTGGAACAGAGACGGCTCACGGATCCTCACCTCCTGCAAGGACAAGAAACTGCGCGTACTGGACCCCCGCCAGGGCACCGTATTAGCCGTACGtcttctccacctcctccatcCTGCATCACGCTGGCTTCACCCCCTTTAGAAACAacatgtatctgtctgtctgtctacctatctatctgtctgtctgtctatctttctgcctgtctatctatctatctctatctatctatctgtctgtctgtctgtccatctatctacctGTATGGCTATTTGTCTgcctgtttgtctttctttctatctgtctgtatgtctgcctgtctgtcttcctatatatctgtctgtctgtctgtttgtttatctatctatctatctatctatctatctatctatctatctatctatctatctgtctatctgtctgtctgtctgtctgtctgtctgtctatgagCATGACTCTATTAGCAATTATaccacctaatgccaggtgaggggtataaagccccccaacatcctgaactcactaacgcAGCTCTTGtcggtgaatgcaatcaaatcctcacagcaatcctcctccaacatctagtagaaatccttcttctctGGGCAGCAGTACAGACGGTTAccccaacagaagcaggatcaccGCTTTTGaataatgcccttgatttcagaagaaacaatgaacgagcaggtgtcccaatacttatgtccgtatagtgtatgtgtattgcACCAGCACACTGACTCCACAGGACCACACCTGTGTTGTCTTGCCCAGTTTACAGAGATTAGGCTGTGGTTTTGGACTGGGAGGATcgtctgtgtgttttctttcGTCTGTGGTCATTAGCCTAGCAGCTGTAGTTGTAGCAACTTGCTCTGTTTACATGTAAATTTAGCGTCAGTGCTGGTGCCTCGCCCTCAGATcggctgtttgtttgtttgtatggtTGGGGAAGTTCGGCAGGGGTTGCTatgaaacaaaaaaggaaacaggAAGATAAGAAAACTGCTAGCGGTGTTATTTACTGTACTCTAACCTCCTACACATGCTCATCATTACCCTCTGTCCATCACCTCGCCGTGTGTCTCTGTCCCCCTGCTGTGCTCATGTCCAGATCACGGCTTTTACTGCCTTGTAAACGAATAGTTCACTGGTCTACTGTATAACGTGTATTACTCTCTTATCATGTATGtcatgtgtgtatgcgtgtgtgtgtgtgtgtgtgtggtgtttcagGAGAAGGAGAAGCCGCATGAAGGCTCCAGACCGGTTAGGGCCGTGTTTGTGTCCGAGGGGAAGATTCTGACCACTGGCTTCAGCAAAATGAGTGAGAGGCAGGTGGCGCTCTGGGATCCGGTGAGCATCTACTGACGGCAGATATGCAGATTTAACTGTACACTGCAGgtcaaaagtttgaggacaCTTTCAGATTAATTTGAAATTGCTTCTTAATACTGTCCCTAGTCCTAATACCATCTCTAATACTGCCTCTAATACTGCCATTAATAATGTCCCTAATACTGTCCCTAATACTCTTATTAATATTGTCCCTGATACTGTTATTAATACTGTCCCTAATACTGTCATTAATACTATTACTAAAACTGTCCTTAATACTGTTATTAATTCTGTCCTTAATAATGTCATTAATAATGTCCCTAATACTACTGTCATTAATACTGTCCCTAATACTCTTATTAATATTGTCCCTGATACTGTTATTAATACTGTGCCTAATACTGCCATTAATACTATTACTAAAACTGTCCCTAATACTGTTATTAATTCTGTCcttaataatgttattaataatgtCCCTAATACTGTCATTAATACTGTCCCTAATACTGTCATTAATACTATTACTAAAACTGTCATTAATACTATTACTAAAACTGTCCCTAATACTGTTATTAATTCTGTCCTTAATAATGTCATTAATAATGTCCCTAATCCTGTCATTAATAATGTCCCTAATACTGTCATTAATAATGTCCTTAATACTCTTATTAATATTGTCCCTGATACTGTTATTAATACTGTCCCTAATACTGTTCCTAATACTGCCATTAATACTATTACTAAAACTGTCCCTAATACTGTTATTAATTCTGTCCTTAATAATGTCATTAATAATGTCCCTAATACTGTCATTAATACTGTCCCTAATACTGCCATTAATACTATTACTAAAACTGTCCCTAATACTGTTATTAATTCTGTCCTTAATGTCATTAATAATGTCCCTAATCCTGTCATTAATAATGTCCCTAATACTGTCATTAATAATGTCCCTAATACTGTCCCTAATACTCTTATTAATATTGTCCCTGATACTGTTATTAATTCTGTCCTTAATAATGTCATTAATACTGTCCCTAATACTGCTGCTAATAATGTCCCTAATACTGTCATTAATACTGTCCCTAATACTGCCATTAATACTATTACTAAAACTGTCCCTAATACTGTTATTAATTCTGTCCTTAATGTCATTAATAATGTCCCTAATCCTGTCATTAATAATGTCCCTAATACTGTCATTAATAATGTCCCTAATACTGTCCCTAATACTCTTATTAATATTGTCCCTGATACTGTTATTAATTCTGTCCTTAATAATGTCATTAATACTGTCCCTAATACTGCTGCTAATAATGTCCCTAATACTGTCATTAATACTGTCCCTAATACTGTCATTAATACTGTCCCTAATAATGTCATTAATACTGCCGCTAATACTCttactgtaatgtgtgtgtgtgtgtgtgtttgcaggatAGCTTTAATGAGCCGCTGACCCTGCAGGAGCTGGACACCAGCAGTGGAGTTCTGCTGCCCTTCTTCGACCCGGACACAGGTGTTGTTTACCTGTGCGGAAAGGTGAGTCCAGATTAGTTCAGTTAGACCCACTGGAATCATGTTTGTTTGGTGTCAGAGGTTTGATATTGGCTCTCTGCTGCTGTAAATATCTGTGTGTATCGGTGTGCGTTGTCAGGGCGACAGCAGCATTCGGTACTTTGAGGTGACGGACGAGGCTCCCTATGTCCACTATCTGTCCATGTACAGTAGCAAGGAGAGCCAGAAGGGGATGGGCTACATGCCCAAGAGAGGACTGGAGGTCAACAAGTGTGAGATCGCCAGGTAAACATCAcaagcactcacacacacactcacacacacttgtaaTGTATAATACACATATCATCTAAATTACACGTATGTCTGTGAATTCACTCCCATTCTGTTTTCCTCTGATTTCAGATTCTATAAACTTCATGAGAGGAAGTGTGAGCCAATTGTTATGACAGTGCCACGAAAGGTAAAGAGACCCGCAGTGAAGATCAACCACTAATCAGAACtaccactccctggccactttattagaaacacctactatatgcttccactcactggccactttattagaaacacctactatatgcttccacttactggccactttattagaaacacctaccttgtgcttccactctctggccactttattagaaacacctactatatgcttccactctctggccactttattagaaacacctactatatgcttccacttactggccactttattagaaacacctatcttgtgcttccactcactggacactttattagaaacccctaccttgtgtttccactcactggacactttattagaaacccctaccttgtgcttccactcactggccactttattagaaacacctaccttgtgcttccactctctggccactttattagaaacacctaccttgtgctttcacccactggccattttattagaaacacctactatgtgcttccactctctggccactttattagaaacacctaccactgcttccactctctggccactttattagaaacacctaccttgtgcttccactcactggccactttattagaaacacctaccttgtgctgaTTCTGCTGAGCGGgtgctgatgctgctgtgttggGTGGGTTTCAGTCGGACCTGTTCCAGGAGGATCTGTACCCGGACACTATCGGGCCGGAGCCGTCGGTGGAGGCTGATGATTGGTTCGCTGGTAAAGAGGGGAAGCCCATCCTCATCTCCCTGAAGGACGGCTTTGTGGCCACCACCAAAAACAAAGAGTTTAAGGTCATCAAGAGCCTCATGTCCACCACGACGGCCTCCAGCGGCAACGGCGGGGTAGGGccataacacacatacacactcacacacacacacacacacacacacacacacatacacacatacacagacttaGCCGTATAGTATaacccgctctctctctctctctcaggataTGCAGGCGCTGCAGAGTGAGGTGAAGGAGCTGAGGGAgttggtggaggagctgagTAAACGAGTGAGCGAGCTGGAGAGCAAAAACTGAAGGCCAGGGCGCCGGACTCAACTGGAAATGTGAAAGAACCACACAAGTGTTGAAGggtggagcagagagggagggTGGGGAAGAGCTGCCGTGTTTTATGAAGGGATAATGAGAACATCGCAGCTTTTTACAAACCAAATATTCGCTCTTCAGGGATCCGAGTTTATTTTCTACgagttttttatgatttgtttttgcaaactcattttaatatatGTCTAATAGAGCATTTCAATAAATGTCAGCaatattttaaacactgtgatgTTGAGCTTCTGTCTTtagtaggtattgtgatatacactgaggaggcggagctacagtttctcattagggtgaatatatattaaaaaggctctaaatgtaggtattgtgatatacactgaggaggaggagctacagtctgtcattagggtgaatatatattaataacgctctaaatgtaggtattgtgatatacactgaggaggaggagctacagtctctcattagggtgaatatatattaataacgctctaaatgtaggtattgtgatatacactgaggaggaggagctacagtctctcattagggtgaatatatattaataacgctctaaatgtaggtattgtgatatacactgaggaggaggagctacagtctgtcattagggtaaatatatattaataaggctctaaaagtaggtattgtgatatacactgaggaggcggagctacggtctctcattagggtgaatatatattaataacgctctaaaagtaggtattgtgatatacactgaggaggcggagctacggtCTGTCATTGggatgaatatatattaataacgctctaaaagtaggtattatgatatacactgaggaggcggagctacggtctgtcattagggtgaatatatattaaaaaggctctaaatgtaggtattgtgatatacactgaggaggcggagctacggtctgtcattagggtgaatatatattaaaaaggctctaaatgtaggtattgtgatatacactgaggaggcggagctacggtctgtcattagggtgaatatatattaaaaaggctctaaatgtaggtattgtgatatacactgaggaggcggagctacggtctgtcattagggtgaatatatattaaaaaggctctaaatgtaggtattgtgatatacactgaggaggcggagctacggtctgtcattagggtgaatatatattaaaaaggctctaaatgtaggtattgtgatatacactgaggaggcggagctacggtctgtcattagggtgaatatatattaaaaaggctctaaatgtaggtattgtgatatacactgaggctCTGTTTGAGCTGATATAGTAGTGGAAGGACTGTGATTTTGAGGACGTGGGATGGAAGCGTATGAAGTCTGGTTAGCCAATCACATGCCACCTCACTTCACTCCAGAGAAAAACTGTGTTCAGACATTATCATCAACAATCTCAAAAACAACCATGAAGACACACATAATGAGAAATATCcatttttattacaaatataaaaaGATGCCAGTTCTTTTAACATATGAAAATATCGTGACCTTGTCCTGCTAGTAAATTCTCTCGGGATAATTATGAGTCAAAAGGGTTAATAATAGGTATTTGCTCTTAACTACCACTCTTACCTGAAATGCGTTTGACCTGAGCTTACCTTTGTACACAAAATCTCTGACCAGCTTCTGAGCTAACAGCTTGCAGCGTGCTAAATGACCACCTACAcccaccagccataacattaaaaccaccagcctAATATCGTGTTAGCCAAAACAGCTATGATTCATCAAGGCCTGGCCTTGCGTCCTGTTGCAtaggagcacttttggtaggtcagtactgaccactgcataccaggaacacctggttccaacacctccatcaccttcaggaCCTGGCTGTTCACTTccttacttgctgcctaatatataaaAGCCTTTGACAGATTGGCTGATTGGCGTTTGGTCATTTAGCCGCTTTCGTTGGTGTTAGCTGCTGCTCAAATGGACAGAGTTACCCGCACCACCAACCACAAACAAGAGTCCAAACACACATTTGAAGCTTATATGATTATAGCATAGAGACAGCAGTACGCTGCCGTCCTGAGAAAACACCCCTTATCCAAAACACCATGTTTAAAGGTTCCCCTTAAGCCCTCTAGAGAGCACAAAGAGGAATCTACTACACAGCTAATCAGACTCAAGGATTTCTCACGACAGCAGCCATTCAAAAAAGTACAGAAGCTTTGAGAAACACTTAAACAGAGAATATAAACATGAGCTGAACAGATATTTACAGATCTTTACCCATTAAAAAGCGGTGGGGGTTTCATGGCTACTACACCTCCTAAACTTTCCTTTATCCAATATGGCCAAACGGTCACTCCTGGAGGCCTGTGTAGTGGTTTTCCTGCTCCAGCCCACCCAGGCCAACTCCAAAATGGCTTATTGTAATGTGCTGATTTGTTGGTGTCAGAGCAGTAAAACTCCAAGACTCCAGGACTAGGGTTGGGACCCCTCCAAAATTCCCTCTAAAATTCCTAAACTGGGGATGCCTGATCCAAATCTGCAGattttgctgtttttagctTGGCTCACGTCAAGctgcccagccaacatgctcatgtgggggctcacatgggtggagcgtgggctaggtgggatccaggtgggttccaggtgggcatgagtGGGTTTTGACCAGTGTTAAATAGTAAATGGGCCTTAATATCACATTGGTTCCATCTAGgctgcagtgtacaacccagatggggcccatgtttaacccctcctggtcccctcactgaccctggtgagcATCCCTATGTAGGGCCAAAGTGGAACTactcatacaggccccacatgggcatgttagctgggtgactgtgacggggtggtagtcTGCTTGTCACCGGGGTTGTTCCTATCAGTTATGGAGCAAAGCCCCACTACATTGCTGTGTAGCTGTTTGTATGAGGCCATATTAAAGTGTAAACCGTAAAGGCACACTATTGGACCTTTTTGGGGGGTTCATTTTTATGATTGGTTTGTTACCTGAACAGGTAGCATATGTTTCATCATTCAGATTGGATGTAAATGAATCATAATTTGCTGAAAAAATGAtaatcagtgcatccctaaaacATCCCTGACCTGACAATTCTGAATATGACTCCTCAGATTCATTCATTTGATTCGATTTGATTCAATCTGATTCAAAATTTGGTACCATTCAGTTTTTCTATTGTCcatattctatatattattGCATATATAGACAATAAAACAGTGCACGGAGCTTTCTTGGGCTTTCTATGACTATGATTCAGGCCAAAAAAATTAACCGGACCCTAAAAATATTGACTATAATCCATTCAATTTAATCGCCACTATTTTTACCCCCCTACATGCAAATAACCCCCCGAGACTGCCCCTCTACACATAATTTTTGCTGGGGGCGGAGGCACTGTTGCTGTAGTATTTGGCGGTTCCTCCAGAGCTCCCGGAGTGAGGCCGACTGAAGCAGCACAGCAGACCTCCGGCCAGCAGGAGGAGCACTCCTCCGGCCCAGCCGATGAAGATGCAGGGCCCCAGCTCCCTCCGGCTGCTGGGGTTGGACAGCGGGTTGTTGAAGTTGCGCACCACGTTGTGGGCGGTCCAGCTGACGGGGGTGATGAGGAGCAGGCCGGCCACGATCATGGACACTCCGGCCACCAGGCACACTTTGGGCTTGGCGTCTTCGTTCTCGATGCAGGTGGTGAAGTCGGCGCCGGCCAACAGCGCCAGCAAGGCGATCGAGGTCAGCATGCAGCAGATGATGGTCATGGCACGGGCAGCCTGGAGGTCAGAGCCCAGGATCAGCAGGGATTCGTAGGCCTTACACTGCTGCTGACCTGTGCTCTGCACCACACACTCCATCCACAGGCCCTCTTGCTGCacctgaacacacatacacacacaacagtcAGCAGGGTTATACGCATATGCGCATAtattatattgacaaaagtattgggacacctgcccattcattgcttcttctaaactcaagggcattaaaaagagtgtatcctgcttttgttggagttactgtctataatgtccaaggaagaaggctttctactagatttctggaggagaacattgctgtgagggtttgattgcatttagcgacaagagcattagtgaggtcactaGACCAAtaccaataaatagccttaatagcctagaTGACCATAATGTCATACATGTCAACGCACAACTTTCTAGGCCTAGTCCTGTATTTCACTGGGTAACAGAGCAGTGTCGGTTGTAGAGCAGCGCCACCTAGGGCAGTGGAGGGTTGAAAGGCAAAACCAGGATTACCAAGGTTAAAACTAGGCTACATGTCATGTGGTAGGCAATGAAATATGCACTAATGTTGCCCGGAAGTGAAGTTTGACCTGTGGTACATACAGTTTGTGCCCCCTGTTCCATGTGTTAGTGATACTCTTTATGTAAATACATTCATAAGCTAATATCGGAATGTTTctaatatgtgaaattcagtgcCATCCTCTCAGGCCTTCCCACACTGCCACGTCTGTACTGCGGTATCTGCACACGTCTCACTTCTCCATATTTCCTGAGTGCACCTGCGTGTGTCCGTACCTGTGCAGTGATGATGTTCTGTCCGGTGAAGGATGACACCTTCCAGTTGGGCAGGACGCAGGTCACGATGCCGGCGATGAGGCCCAGAACCCCCAGCGCCACACACACGATCTGAATTCCTGAAGAACCCATCCTAACTGGGAGAGAACGGTACGGTTAGCATGATTCACATTCGAGCAGCCACTCTAAtcaccaaatatatatatatatatatatatatatatatatatatatataatataataatataattaaatattacaaCATTCATATAATACACATATATTATTTGTCATAATTTAcgtgtatatttatttattactgccAAGCTTTCAGTTTGAGTTTGTGTTTGGATGAGAAAAAATATAGaggtttataataaatataaagcttattgatcacacgcctctgaagtctgactttctgcagctttacagaacttctagacaacgactcctcatattttcctccattaagctcatgttgatgctcagtagagcacagagacgctcctttaatagagctgatattactgaaatgcttcattttcaatgggcagatctgcagctgaaacaggagcctagtgcagcccaacatttttaacatcaacattttaatagaacatcctcctcattatggcttttagagaaatgggtttttgggaagggagggggggggtagtgcactacagacccctgtggcgcggcctaagctttcagcctttgttttccttccattacttttacttttctacttgaagtggttctgaaaccagtacttttacacttttactggagtaaaaagcttcagttgatacttcagcttctatagaagtcttttaaaccctcgtatctccactcacttctacctgaggaatgaatgtcaatacttttACTCCTTTGTTGGTAACAAAAGAGTAAAAATAATGGGTTCACTAAACTAATGGGTTCACTAAACAGTAGTCTGTTTAGTGAACCCATTAGTTCTTTAATGAGTCTCGATACAGAGGCAAGAGTCAGGAATCTTAACCCGGATCTGCTGATTATATCTCAGGATTCAGCAGAAAATGGAAGCTGAGGTTGGGGCTGCATGGGTGCTGTTCTTACTCAGTACCAAGACAGCAACTGGAGGTTAGATGCCTTGAATAGGAGGCCCCTCAGCCCTTCAGCCCCTACTTCTCCTttcctgctggtccaggggatcaaacGGGCAACCTTCTGGTCCTAGGCTTCAGGTCACTTAGGCCATGGCCAAAGGTCTTAGAGAGAACGTCAAGTATGGACCTGCTGACAGTGATGCTCAAGGCCTGAATTTTCTGAGTGTTTGGACAGGTTTTGGAGGTTTGGTGGACAAGGGCTCCCTCCCTGAGCTCTAGGCGTCTGTTTCAAAGCTTAAGGCTTGACTTGCACAACACTGCACACGAAATGGCTCCAGCGCGCCTGTTATCTCCCACAGCTTAGACTACAATCCCACAATTCCTTCCCCTCCCTTTCAGCAGGTCCATACAGGAATTTCATAGCTCTGAGACACGACCGGGTGAACAACAAAGTCTTCGGCTTCAGGCTCAAGTCCTGACAGGTTTCCCTCCATCTCCCTCCACCTGCTTCACCACACCCAGACTTATCCCGGCCCAATCTCACTTGCTGAGCTGCTCCACACACATCTCGGCGTTGTTTAGGTGAATTGGATCAGCgctgttttttttaagctggGGATGTTCTGAGGGAAACACCCGTTAACCCTTTTAATGGCTGGTTTTCCACATTGCGAGGGAATAATACGCCTCGGAGCGTAGAGCAATAATCTTGGGATTTTGAGAAGCCCGAAACTACGTACAGACAAATTGAGGGGTCTCTTTTTAACAGTGCTGCTCAGGCACTCGTCCTATTGTCCACTTATTAAACCGCCTACATAGCGTACTCAGTGAAGACCCTCTGGAGTGGTATCATCCCACcgaatttctcttttttcttctttagatTGATTCAgaaaacacatacaaacacacacactagagcaCACACACGGATCCTTCCTCCGACACGCAGCAGCATGTACTGGTGAAGGCCTGGCCTGGGGAGGAGGACAGGTGGTGAGTGGGCTCAAAAACAAAATGACTAACAGTAATTACTGCTGTTTTTAGTCTCCAGCGATCTGTTCAGCAGCTCTGAGGGTGACTAACGGATAAAGCCGAGGCAAGTGCATGCGTTCGCCTCCCTTCTCCGCTGTTTGTCTGTATTTCCTCAGTCTTGCATCAGTGGACGAAGCGTCCACACAAACCGCAAGCCTGCTAGCTGATAAACCTCCGGCCGAATGCGTCCATCAGAGTGACTCAGAATCGGGCTGTGTTGAGAAGACATAGCACGTTTGGGAGGAATCTGATGAAACAGACCACCGCTCACAGCGAGAGCCTCGAGAAACGAGTAGTAAGGGTGCTGATTTCCGCTGCTGGAAACCCTTTGATTTTGACGCCATTGTGTAAAAACTTGAGTAACAACTTCAGTGTCAGTAATAAAGCTGTTCGTTGTGGCGTTGGGTTCGATTAGAGCTTTGGTTCAAACTGTGTTCACACTTCAAACAAACCACACCGACGTTTAGAAATGGGCCGAGACCCGCCTGCTGGTTTGGTGAGCACCAGAGTTGGAAAGACTAACGAACCGAGCACCAACCCAGCAATCGCTCCAGGGTTCACTTTAAACGTACCCAAGCCTAAGGGGTATGATCACGGCCTTAATGAACGCTCAAACAGAACCACAAACCTCGAGTGGAACAGGCTTCTCAAGAAACTGTCCGCCATATTGGACAGAACAGCAGGACTGGTCGATTCCCCTTTCACTTCATAGTTACTGTTGGTGGTTAATTCCTTTCTGCTTCTGAGGGCCCAACTAACTAACGATAGGGGAACTCGCTTGGGCTTGGCTGTATCTACCTGTCACCCCAAGGCCTTtttggtggtgatgatgatgatgatcagtcTGAACAGTGAAATTCGAGCATTACTACAATTTGATCTGAAATCTGACTCAATAAAAATGAGCTGTTCTCTGAAAACACTGGCACTTCTCTGGAGGTCTGGAAAGCCCTGGCCCTCGCCCTAGACTTCATAAAATCATCTTAAATTAGTTATTTATGTAATTCCAGGGAAGAACCACACCCTAAATAATCGTTTGGAAATATTCTTAGAAATATTCTAAGAAGAACCCATAAATTGGTATAAGA
This genomic window contains:
- the coro1a gene encoding coronin-1A, which codes for MSRKVVRSSKFRHVFGQAVKADQCYDDIRISQMTWDSNFCSVNPKFVAMIVDASGGGAFIVLPLSKTGRIDMSQPTVCGHTGPVLDIEFCPHNDNIIASGSEDCSVMIWEIPEGGLTQPLKEPVVKLDGHSKRVGILSWHPTAHNVLMSAGCDNVVILWNVARGEAVVRIDSVHTDLIYSACWNRDGSRILTSCKDKKLRVLDPRQGTVLAEKEKPHEGSRPVRAVFVSEGKILTTGFSKMSERQVALWDPDSFNEPLTLQELDTSSGVLLPFFDPDTGVVYLCGKGDSSIRYFEVTDEAPYVHYLSMYSSKESQKGMGYMPKRGLEVNKCEIARFYKLHERKCEPIVMTVPRKSDLFQEDLYPDTIGPEPSVEADDWFAGKEGKPILISLKDGFVATTKNKEFKVIKSLMSTTTASSGNGGDMQALQSEVKELRELVEELSKRVSELESKN
- the cldni gene encoding claudin i, with amino-acid sequence MGSSGIQIVCVALGVLGLIAGIVTCVLPNWKVSSFTGQNIITAQVQQEGLWMECVVQSTGQQQCKAYESLLILGSDLQAARAMTIICCMLTSIALLALLAGADFTTCIENEDAKPKVCLVAGVSMIVAGLLLITPVSWTAHNVVRNFNNPLSNPSSRRELGPCIFIGWAGGVLLLLAGGLLCCFSRPHSGSSGGTAKYYSNSASAPSKNYV